From Lysobacter lycopersici:
GGCTTCGATACGCGCTACGACCCGCGTTCGGCGGCGCAGGCGGCGGCGAGCTACCTGCAGCAACGTTACCTCGAATTGAACAACAGCATCGAACTGTCGCTGGCCGCGTACAACGGCGGCGAGGGCCGCGCGCTGCGCGTGTTCCAGTCCAGCGGCGGGCGCAGCTTCTGGGATTCGGACGTGTACGACCAGTTCCCGGCCGAAACCCGCGACTACGTGCCGATGGTCATCGCCGCGGCGTGGCTTTACCTGCATCCGCGCGAATATGGTTTGCGCTGGCCGCGCGTGTCGTCGAATCCTTCGTCGATGCGCCTGCAGCGCCCGACCTCGCTCAACGAGCTCGGCATCTGCCTCGGCAACGCGCGCTACAACGACGGCTACCTGCGCGCGCTGCGCAACCTCAACCCGCGCTACGACGTGAACGCGCCGTTGCCCGCTGGAACGATGCTCACCGTCACCACCCGCATCGCGGGCCTGTACGGCCGTTATTGCGTGCAAGGCGAACGCGCCGACCTCGCGCGCCAGTTGATGGCCAGCGATGCGCGCACCGCGGTGGTGCAGGTCGGCGACATCGCGCCGGTGCCGGGCCCGGACTCGAACGGCGTGCCGACCACGATCGCCACCGGCAAGCCGACGGCGGCGAAGCCGAAACCGGCGAAGGCGAAAACCCATACGGTTCGCCGCGGCGAGACCCTGACCCAGGTCGCGCAGCAGTACCAGTGCGACATGCGCGAGCTGGCGAAGGCGAACGGCATCAAGCCGCCGCGCTACATGGTGCGGCCGGGGCAGAAGTTGAAGCTGGAAGGGTGCAGGAATTGAACCTGCTCTTGTAGGAGCGACGGAAGTCGCGACATCGTTATCGTCGCAACCCCGTCGCGGCTGGGTTTTCAACAGCCGAATGGCTGTTTACCCGCTCCTACAAAAGCTTCGCGAGTCGCTGCCCCAACTTCACCGGCATTTCCGCCACCAATTGCGGCGCGAGTTCCGCCACGCCCGGCGGCAGCAGCACGATGGCGGTGCTGCCGTAGTTGAAGCGCGCCATCTCCGCGAAGCGTTCCAGCACGATGCCGCGCCCGCGGTAGTCCTTCGTCGTCACCGGGCCGCCGTAGGGCGGGATCTCGATGCCGCCCCAGACCGTTTCCACGCCGGACACGAGCAACGCGCCGACCATCACCACGCACATCGGGCCGAAGTCGGTATCGAAATGGCAGGCCACGCGTTCGTTGCGCGCGAACAGGCGCGGTACCGACGCGACAGCATCGGTGCCGACGGAAAACAATCGTCCCGGCACGTGCACGGTTTCGCGCAGGGTTCCGGTCCACGGCATGTGCACGCGGTGGTAGTCGCGCGGCGAGAGGTAGACGGTGGCGAACAGGCCGTTGGCGAACGGTTCCGCCGCGGCTTCGTCGCCGAGCAGTTCCGCGGCGGTGAACGATTGGCCTTTCGCCTGGAAAATGCGGCCATCCTCGATGTTGCCGCACTGGCTGATGCGGCCGTCGGCAGGCATCAGCAATGCGCGCGGGTCGGGATCGGGCATGCGCGCGCCGGGCTTGAGCGCGCGGGTGAAGAAGGCGTTGAACGTGGGATACGCCCGTGGATCGGATTCCGCGGCTTCGGACAGATCCACGCCGAATTTCGCGACCACCGTGTCGATCAATCGTTGCGAAATCGCCGGGCTCGACGAGTACGCGAGTTTCCGTGCCAGCGACGACAACGCGCGATGCGGCAATACGTACGTCAGTGCGGTCAGCGGACTCAACGCGACGGCATCCCGGTCAACGCCGCCATGTCCTTCGCGATCGCCTGCGGTTCCAGCGGCGGCTGGATCACCCCGGCCATGCGCGCCTGTGGGTCGAGAACCGCGATCGCGGCCGAATGGTCGACGCTGTACTGGTCGGCGGGCACACCCTCGGGCGCCGGCACCTTGGCGAACACCAGCGACAGCGATTTCGCGAAGGCTTCCAGCGCAGGCACGTCGGCGGTGGCGGCAAGGGTATCGGGGTCGAAGCCGTGCGCGTACTCGCCGATGCCGTCGGGCGTGTCGCGGTCCGGGTCGACCGACACGAACAGCAGGCGCGGCCGGGTGCTGTCGGGCAGGCTGCGCCACTGCTTCTGCGCTTGCGCCATCTGCGCCAGCGTGGTCGGGCAGACGTCCGGACAATGGGTGAAACCGAGGAACACCAGGGTCCAGTGGCCCTTGAGCTCGCCCGGGACCAGCGCGGTGCCGTCGGACTGGCGCAGGTTGAACTCGGGCAGCACCCGCGGCTGCGGGAACAGGCTGACGACCTGCAGCGCCGGGGCATCGGCGGGCGCGGCGCGGTGCCAGCGCAGGGCGATCGTGGCCAGCATGACCAGCATGGCGAGGCCGGCAAGGAGGAAGGGCAGGCGCTTGGACATCGGATCCCCGACTTCAGAACGGACTTGAAGTTCGGCCATGATAGCCGCGCCGCCGCTATAATTCGCCGCCTGCCGCGCCTTCCGCGGCGACCGGGCCGGAGCATGTCCCAGGAACTGCAGACGATCATCGACCTGATCCGCTACGGCGCCAGCCGTTTCAACGCGGCGGGCCTGACCTTCGGCCACAGCTACGACAACGCGCTGGACGAAGCGACCCAGCTCACCCTGCACGCGCTGCACCTGCCGCACGACCTGCCGCCGGCCTACGGCAACGCGCGCATCACCGAAGCGGAGAAGGAAGACGTGCTGGCGCTGTTCCTGCGTCGCATCGAGGAACGCATCCCGGCCGCCTATCTCTGCGGCGAAACCTGGTTCGCCGGGCTCAGCTTCAAGTCCGATGCGCGCGCGCTGGTGCCGCGTTCGCCCATCGCCGAACTGATCGAATCCGGCTTCGAGCCCTGGCTCGGCGGCCGCGAAGTGCGCCGCGCGCTGGACCTGTGCACCGGCTCGGGTTGCATCGCCATCGCGATGGCGCACCACAACCCGGACTGGCACGTCGACGGCGCCGACGTCAGCGACATGGCGCTGCAACTGGCGCGCGAAAACGAACAGCGCCTGCACGTGCGCAACGTGCGTTTCGTCCAGTCCGACCTGTTCGCCGGGCTGCAGGGCGAGCACTACGACCTGATCGTCAGCAATCCGCCCTACGTCACCAACGACGAGACCGATACGCTGCCGCGCGAGTATTCCTACGAACCCGAGCTCGGCCTGCGCGCCG
This genomic window contains:
- a CDS encoding SCO family protein — protein: MSKRLPFLLAGLAMLVMLATIALRWHRAAPADAPALQVVSLFPQPRVLPEFNLRQSDGTALVPGELKGHWTLVFLGFTHCPDVCPTTLAQMAQAQKQWRSLPDSTRPRLLFVSVDPDRDTPDGIGEYAHGFDPDTLAATADVPALEAFAKSLSLVFAKVPAPEGVPADQYSVDHSAAIAVLDPQARMAGVIQPPLEPQAIAKDMAALTGMPSR
- the asd gene encoding archaetidylserine decarboxylase (Phosphatidylserine decarboxylase is synthesized as a single chain precursor. Generation of the pyruvoyl active site from a Ser is coupled to cleavage of a Gly-Ser bond between the larger (beta) and smaller (alpha chains). It is an integral membrane protein.); the encoded protein is MSPLTALTYVLPHRALSSLARKLAYSSSPAISQRLIDTVVAKFGVDLSEAAESDPRAYPTFNAFFTRALKPGARMPDPDPRALLMPADGRISQCGNIEDGRIFQAKGQSFTAAELLGDEAAAEPFANGLFATVYLSPRDYHRVHMPWTGTLRETVHVPGRLFSVGTDAVASVPRLFARNERVACHFDTDFGPMCVVMVGALLVSGVETVWGGIEIPPYGGPVTTKDYRGRGIVLERFAEMARFNYGSTAIVLLPPGVAELAPQLVAEMPVKLGQRLAKLL
- a CDS encoding lytic transglycosylase domain-containing protein; this translates as MPMPIPSHRPAHVVACLLLAASFAIPALARDNSRVEALNQRMAQAETQYTQALDDADAGDEGAKPRADAALKQMESVVSDCGRTRGCDLQAILATYKRLLERPVADDMDDEDDDLDPVDVTGNGVPANANADALLDADNRRFVQRVQFNPAVQAGIRRWLTDMRPALLASYENFEYLKPQMAPAFQRAGLPEALLFGIMAKESNGKVHAVSRAGAAGPLQFMPSTGRTYGLGNDGSGFDTRYDPRSAAQAAASYLQQRYLELNNSIELSLAAYNGGEGRALRVFQSSGGRSFWDSDVYDQFPAETRDYVPMVIAAAWLYLHPREYGLRWPRVSSNPSSMRLQRPTSLNELGICLGNARYNDGYLRALRNLNPRYDVNAPLPAGTMLTVTTRIAGLYGRYCVQGERADLARQLMASDARTAVVQVGDIAPVPGPDSNGVPTTIATGKPTAAKPKPAKAKTHTVRRGETLTQVAQQYQCDMRELAKANGIKPPRYMVRPGQKLKLEGCRN